The Streptomyces sp. NBC_01255 genome window below encodes:
- the tmk gene encoding dTMP kinase: MTRAEQPDRLGDSDAALVADSQERAVRALLRHQPVRRLWGAQVAGGVGDALALLVLVLLGLQAAVAEGALGGGYRGAAFAVAAVVGTRLLASVLFGAVLLGPLTALTGPDGPLDRRWTMIGADGVRIGLLVIAPLWIDWTPDSALWFLLGTVFVTGAAERLWTICREGAAPALLPAPPLEGDAVRPLPDHLGALRRLSQRTGFLAVPAAAAVLLVATLVGNLLGAGLDWFSLHQAALGSYVAAGLFAASVTGLYAMALPGGQTPRPRSPLEGLRRPAAEKGAAEGKGRTGVLPLLVLTCATVAGAIAAAASLAVLHAYDLGGGPVTYALLILALSGATAVGIRTARKVLPVLSRRRLLALATAVTGVALIAMGLVPDTATVLFLAVLAGYTAGVAANTGHTLVDQETEEPRRARTTEHLQANARVGMAVGALAAPLLAAAIGPYRLASESADFAHAGAALTLALVGALLLPVAALVLAKTDDRAGVPLRRDLRDALRGSDPAQAPSPTGFFIALEGGDGAGKSTQVQALAEWIRAKGHEVVVTREPGATPIGKRLRSILLDVSSAGLSNRAEALLYAADRAEHVDSLVRPALERGAIVLSDRYIDSSVAYQGAGRDLSPTEISRISRWATDGLVPHLTVVLDVSPETARERFTEAPDRLESEPPEFHARVRAGFLALAAADPSRYLVVDAGQEPEAVTTVVRHRLDRMLPLSEAEVKAAEEARRKAEEEARRLAEEEAARKAEEERLERERQEQLAKLRAEEEERKRREEEEARRLEAERQAEEARRKAEEARVAAELAAEEERKRLAAEEKARLEEQERIRKEAEEEARLRAEAEERRLEKQRKAEEALLRAEEARRMAEAAAAAKAAEEAAVKAAAEKVAAEAAAKAAAEKAAAERAAAVAAAEAERKAAAERAAAEKAAAEKAAAERAAAEKAAAERAARATEESANEVTVATPVVKPDAGPVAEPVAESEAPTVSPNEVTVATPIMRPEAETAVMPKIRDPRAVDETAVLPPVRDPRVSDPADRVPQGIFRDERTQPQPQAQAHGANDRTRELPQLDENGQPRRRSDWAEETPLDDLPTLADELFGPHDDDENDGRRRRR; this comes from the coding sequence ATGACGCGAGCAGAGCAGCCAGACCGCCTCGGCGATTCCGACGCCGCACTCGTCGCGGATTCCCAGGAGCGTGCCGTACGGGCCCTCCTGCGCCATCAGCCCGTGCGCCGGCTGTGGGGCGCCCAGGTGGCCGGCGGCGTCGGTGACGCCCTCGCCCTCCTCGTCCTCGTCCTCCTGGGCCTCCAGGCGGCCGTCGCCGAGGGCGCGCTCGGGGGCGGATACCGGGGCGCCGCGTTCGCCGTGGCCGCCGTCGTCGGTACGCGTCTGCTCGCCTCGGTCCTCTTCGGGGCCGTCCTCCTCGGCCCGCTCACCGCGCTCACCGGCCCCGACGGCCCGCTCGACCGCCGCTGGACCATGATCGGCGCCGACGGAGTGCGGATCGGGCTCCTCGTCATCGCGCCCCTGTGGATCGACTGGACCCCCGACAGCGCGCTCTGGTTCCTGCTCGGCACCGTCTTCGTCACCGGAGCGGCCGAGCGGCTCTGGACCATCTGCCGCGAGGGCGCCGCGCCCGCGCTGCTGCCCGCCCCGCCGCTGGAGGGCGACGCCGTACGGCCGCTCCCCGACCACCTCGGCGCGCTGCGCCGGCTGTCCCAGCGCACCGGCTTCCTCGCCGTGCCGGCCGCGGCCGCCGTCCTGCTCGTCGCCACGCTCGTCGGCAATCTGCTCGGTGCCGGACTCGACTGGTTCTCGCTGCACCAGGCCGCCCTCGGTTCGTACGTGGCGGCCGGCCTGTTCGCCGCCTCCGTCACCGGCCTGTACGCGATGGCGCTGCCCGGCGGGCAGACGCCGAGGCCCCGTTCGCCCCTGGAGGGGCTGCGCCGCCCCGCGGCGGAGAAGGGCGCCGCGGAAGGCAAGGGCCGCACCGGCGTCCTGCCCCTGCTGGTCCTGACCTGCGCCACCGTCGCCGGGGCGATCGCCGCGGCCGCGTCCCTCGCCGTCCTCCACGCGTACGACCTGGGCGGCGGCCCCGTCACGTACGCGCTCCTGATCCTCGCGCTCAGCGGCGCCACCGCCGTCGGCATCCGCACCGCGCGCAAGGTCCTGCCCGTCCTGTCCCGGCGCCGGCTGCTCGCCCTCGCGACCGCCGTCACCGGTGTCGCGCTGATCGCCATGGGCCTGGTCCCGGACACCGCGACCGTGCTGTTCCTCGCCGTCCTCGCCGGGTACACCGCCGGTGTCGCCGCCAACACCGGCCACACCCTCGTCGACCAGGAGACCGAGGAGCCGCGCCGGGCCCGGACCACCGAGCACCTCCAGGCCAACGCCCGTGTGGGCATGGCCGTCGGCGCGCTCGCCGCCCCGCTGCTCGCCGCCGCCATCGGGCCGTACCGGCTCGCCTCGGAGAGCGCCGACTTCGCGCACGCCGGCGCGGCCCTGACGCTCGCCCTGGTCGGCGCCCTGCTGCTGCCGGTCGCCGCGCTCGTCCTCGCGAAGACCGACGACCGCGCCGGTGTCCCGCTCCGCCGTGACCTGCGCGACGCGCTGCGCGGCTCCGACCCCGCCCAGGCACCCTCCCCGACCGGCTTCTTCATCGCCCTGGAGGGCGGCGACGGCGCCGGGAAGTCCACCCAGGTCCAGGCGCTCGCCGAATGGATCCGGGCGAAGGGTCACGAGGTCGTCGTCACCCGCGAGCCCGGTGCCACTCCGATCGGCAAGCGGCTCCGCTCGATCCTTCTCGACGTGTCGTCGGCGGGTCTTTCGAACCGGGCCGAGGCCCTGCTGTACGCGGCCGACCGCGCCGAGCACGTCGACTCCCTGGTCCGGCCCGCCCTGGAGCGGGGCGCGATCGTCCTCTCCGACCGGTACATCGACTCGTCCGTGGCCTACCAGGGCGCGGGCCGCGACCTGTCCCCGACCGAGATCTCCCGCATCTCGCGCTGGGCGACGGACGGGCTCGTCCCGCACCTCACCGTCGTCCTCGACGTCTCCCCGGAGACGGCCCGGGAGCGCTTCACCGAGGCGCCCGACCGGCTGGAGTCCGAGCCGCCGGAGTTCCACGCGCGCGTGCGGGCCGGTTTCCTCGCCCTCGCGGCCGCCGACCCGAGCCGCTACCTCGTCGTCGACGCCGGCCAGGAGCCCGAGGCCGTCACCACCGTCGTACGCCACCGGCTCGACCGGATGTTGCCGCTCTCCGAGGCCGAGGTGAAGGCCGCCGAGGAGGCCCGCCGGAAGGCCGAGGAAGAAGCGCGGCGCCTCGCGGAGGAAGAGGCCGCCCGCAAGGCCGAGGAAGAGCGCCTGGAGCGCGAGCGGCAGGAGCAGCTCGCCAAGCTCCGCGCCGAGGAGGAGGAGCGGAAGCGGCGCGAGGAGGAAGAGGCGCGCCGCCTGGAGGCCGAGCGGCAGGCGGAGGAGGCCCGCCGGAAGGCCGAGGAGGCCCGGGTCGCCGCCGAGCTCGCCGCCGAGGAGGAGCGGAAGCGGCTCGCCGCCGAGGAGAAGGCCCGCCTGGAGGAGCAGGAGCGGATCCGCAAGGAGGCCGAGGAGGAGGCGCGGCTCCGGGCCGAGGCGGAGGAACGCCGCCTGGAGAAGCAGCGCAAGGCCGAGGAGGCCCTGCTCCGGGCCGAGGAGGCCCGCCGGATGGCCGAGGCCGCCGCCGCCGCGAAGGCGGCGGAGGAGGCCGCGGTGAAGGCCGCGGCGGAGAAGGTGGCCGCCGAGGCGGCCGCGAAGGCCGCCGCCGAGAAGGCCGCGGCGGAGCGTGCGGCGGCCGTGGCCGCTGCCGAGGCCGAGCGGAAGGCGGCGGCCGAGCGCGCCGCTGCGGAGAAGGCGGCCGCGGAGAAGGCTGCTGCGGAGCGTGCGGCGGCCGAGAAGGCGGCGGCCGAGCGGGCCGCTCGGGCCACCGAGGAGTCCGCGAACGAGGTCACCGTGGCGACGCCGGTCGTGAAGCCGGACGCCGGGCCGGTCGCCGAGCCGGTCGCCGAGTCCGAGGCGCCCACCGTTTCGCCCAACGAGGTCACCGTGGCCACGCCGATCATGAGGCCTGAGGCCGAGACGGCCGTCATGCCGAAGATCCGGGACCCGCGGGCCGTCGACGAGACCGCCGTCCTGCCTCCCGTACGGGATCCCCGGGTGTCCGACCCCGCCGACCGGGTGCCGCAGGGAATCTTCCGCGACGAACGGACGCAGCCGCAGCCGCAGGCGCAGGCGCACGGCGCGAACGACCGGACCCGTGAGCTGCCCCAGCTCGACGAGAACGGGCAGCCGCGCCGCCGCTCGGACTGGGCCGAGGAGACCCCGCTCGACGATCTGCCGACCCTCGCGGACGAGCTGTTCGGCCCGCACGACGACGACGAGAACGACGGCCGTCGCCGCCGCCGCTGA
- a CDS encoding DNA polymerase III subunit delta', with translation MAVWDDLVGQTRVEEQLSAAARDADALVTAHTAGEPAPEASKMTHAWLFTGPPGSGRATAARAFAAALQCVSPDRATGGIPGCGFCDGCHTTLVGTHADVEIVRTDLLSIGVKETRELVRRAQLSPAGGRWQVIVLEDADRLTEGAGNVLLKAIEEPAPRTVWLLCAPSIEDVLPTIRSRCRLLTLRTPPVEAVADVLVRRDGIEPSAAHAAARATQGHIDRARRLATDERARARRAVVLKLPLRVGDVGGCLKAAQELVDAAAEDAKQVAEEVDVKETEDMKAALGAAQGGRMPRGTAGVMKELEERQKRRRTRTQRDSLDLALTDLTGFYRDVLALQLRSRSDIANVDVRDALERIAADTTPERTLRRIEAILACRDALDRNVAPLLAVEAMTMSLRD, from the coding sequence ATGGCCGTATGGGACGACCTGGTCGGACAGACGCGGGTCGAGGAGCAGCTCAGCGCCGCCGCGCGCGACGCCGACGCGCTCGTGACCGCCCATACCGCCGGAGAGCCCGCCCCCGAGGCGTCGAAGATGACCCACGCCTGGCTGTTCACCGGCCCGCCGGGGTCCGGGCGGGCGACCGCGGCGCGGGCGTTCGCCGCCGCGCTCCAGTGCGTGAGCCCCGACCGGGCGACGGGCGGGATCCCGGGCTGCGGATTCTGCGACGGCTGCCACACGACCCTCGTCGGCACCCACGCGGACGTGGAGATCGTCCGTACGGACCTGCTGTCCATCGGTGTGAAGGAGACCCGCGAGCTCGTCCGGCGCGCGCAGCTGTCGCCCGCCGGCGGGCGGTGGCAGGTCATCGTCCTGGAGGACGCGGACCGGCTCACCGAGGGCGCGGGGAACGTCCTGCTGAAGGCCATCGAGGAGCCCGCGCCGCGCACGGTCTGGCTGCTCTGCGCGCCGTCCATCGAGGACGTGCTGCCGACGATCCGTTCCCGCTGCCGTCTCCTGACCCTGCGGACGCCGCCGGTGGAGGCGGTGGCCGACGTGCTCGTGCGGCGCGACGGCATCGAGCCGTCCGCGGCGCACGCCGCGGCCCGCGCGACACAGGGGCACATCGACCGGGCCCGGCGGCTCGCCACGGACGAGCGGGCCCGGGCGCGCAGGGCCGTCGTCCTCAAGCTGCCGCTGCGGGTCGGGGACGTCGGCGGCTGCCTCAAGGCCGCCCAAGAGCTGGTCGACGCGGCAGCCGAGGACGCGAAGCAGGTCGCGGAGGAGGTCGACGTCAAGGAGACCGAGGACATGAAGGCGGCGCTCGGCGCCGCGCAGGGCGGGCGGATGCCCCGCGGCACGGCCGGTGTGATGAAGGAGCTGGAGGAGCGGCAGAAGCGGCGCAGGACGCGCACCCAGCGCGACAGCCTGGACCTCGCGCTCACCGACCTGACCGGCTTCTACCGCGACGTGCTCGCGCTCCAGCTCCGCTCGCGCTCGGACATCGCCAACGTGGACGTGCGGGACGCACTGGAGCGGATCGCCGCGGACACCACCCCGGAGCGGACCCTGCGCCGCATCGAGGCGATCCTGGCCTGCCGGGACGCCCTCGACAGGAACGTGGCTCCGCTGCTGGCGGTGGAGGCGATGACGATGTCGCTCCGCGACTAG
- a CDS encoding alpha/beta hydrolase, producing MDSRGLLRTSATALAAAGLILSGCTGGSDAAASRTTTTSAARVSASAAPESGALKKYYGQKPTWRDCGVTGFQCATLLAPLDYAKPDGGDVELAVSRIRATGPGKRLGSLLVNPGGPGGSAVGYLQGYAGIGYPAPVRARYDMVAVDPRGVARSEPVECLTGPRMDAYTQVDQTPDDAAETNRLSAAFKEFAAACQKRSGKVLPHVSTVETARDMDILRAVLGDEKLSYVGASYGTFLGATYAELFPGRVGRLVLDGAMDPSLSALDLNRDQTAGFETAFRAFAADCVRKPDCPLGTESVAEAGEALRAFFRDVDAEPVPTGESRELGESLATTGVIAAMYDEGAWPQLREALTRAIGGEGSGLLALADSYYEREADGTYANLMYANAAVNCLDLPAAYAGPADAEKAVPSFEKASPVFGEGLAWAALNCTYWPMRPTGSPHRITADGAAPILVVGTTRDPATPYKWARSLAAQLSSGVLLTYDGDGHTAYGRGSDCVDTAINAYLLEGTPPQDGKRCS from the coding sequence ATGGACTCCAGGGGTTTGCTCCGTACGTCCGCCACGGCCCTCGCGGCCGCCGGACTGATCCTCTCCGGCTGCACGGGCGGAAGCGACGCCGCCGCGTCCCGCACGACGACGACGTCGGCCGCCCGCGTCTCCGCCTCCGCCGCGCCCGAGAGCGGGGCGCTGAAGAAGTACTACGGGCAGAAGCCGACGTGGCGCGACTGCGGTGTCACGGGCTTCCAGTGCGCGACGCTGCTGGCCCCGCTCGACTACGCGAAGCCGGACGGTGGTGACGTCGAGCTGGCGGTCTCGCGGATCCGGGCCACCGGACCGGGGAAGCGGCTCGGGTCGCTCCTGGTCAACCCGGGCGGGCCCGGCGGATCGGCCGTCGGCTACCTCCAGGGGTACGCGGGCATCGGCTACCCCGCCCCCGTCCGCGCCCGCTACGACATGGTGGCCGTCGACCCGCGCGGGGTCGCCCGCAGCGAGCCGGTCGAGTGCCTGACGGGCCCGCGGATGGACGCGTACACGCAGGTGGACCAGACCCCCGACGACGCGGCGGAGACCAACAGGCTGAGCGCGGCGTTCAAGGAGTTCGCGGCGGCCTGCCAGAAGCGCTCCGGGAAGGTCCTGCCGCACGTCTCCACCGTCGAGACGGCCCGTGACATGGACATCCTGCGAGCGGTGCTCGGCGACGAGAAGCTCAGCTACGTGGGGGCCTCGTACGGCACGTTCCTCGGCGCCACGTACGCCGAGCTGTTCCCCGGCCGGGTCGGCCGGCTGGTCCTCGACGGGGCGATGGACCCGTCCCTGTCCGCGCTCGACCTCAACCGCGACCAGACCGCCGGCTTCGAGACCGCCTTCCGCGCCTTCGCCGCCGACTGCGTCCGCAAGCCGGACTGCCCGCTCGGCACCGAGTCGGTCGCGGAGGCCGGCGAGGCGCTGCGGGCCTTCTTCCGCGACGTGGACGCGGAGCCGGTGCCGACGGGCGAGAGCCGCGAGCTCGGCGAGTCGCTCGCGACGACGGGCGTGATCGCGGCGATGTACGACGAGGGCGCCTGGCCCCAGCTGCGCGAGGCCCTCACCCGGGCGATCGGCGGCGAGGGCTCGGGCCTGCTCGCCCTGGCCGACAGCTACTACGAGCGGGAGGCGGACGGCACGTACGCCAACCTGATGTACGCCAACGCCGCCGTGAACTGCCTCGACCTGCCGGCCGCCTACGCCGGCCCCGCCGACGCCGAGAAGGCGGTCCCGTCCTTCGAGAAGGCCTCCCCGGTCTTCGGCGAGGGCCTCGCCTGGGCGGCCCTCAACTGCACCTACTGGCCCATGCGGCCCACCGGCAGCCCCCACCGCATCACCGCCGACGGCGCCGCCCCGATCCTCGTCGTCGGCACCACCCGCGACCCGGCCACCCCGTACAAGTGGGCGCGCTCCCTGGCCGCGCAGCTCTCCTCGGGCGTCCTCCTGACCTACGACGGCGACGGCCACACCGCGTACGGCCGGGGCAGCGACTGTGTCGACACGGCCATCAACGCCTACCTCCTGGAAGGCACGCCTCCGCAGGACGGAAAGCGCTGCTCATAG
- a CDS encoding vWA domain-containing protein has protein sequence MPYTAEISRTNPGCFIFLVDQSASMSDPIGSGETVQQRAQVVSDAINRLLTELSVKCAKEEGVRDYFHVAVVGYGHTQVGSAFTGALAGRDLVPLGEIANNPARLESRTKKVPDGAGGLVETTVQFPVWMDPVTNGGTPMTRALGYAESLVARWVDEHPGGFPPIILNLTDGESTDGDPTSAAIGLASHATADGSVLLFNLHVSGASGTPVTFPDSEGELPDTYSRLLFHMSSVLPGHMRSYAASQGHRVSEATRGFVYNADITSIVEFLDIGTRATELR, from the coding sequence ATGCCGTACACCGCCGAGATCAGCCGCACCAACCCCGGCTGCTTCATCTTCCTCGTGGACCAGTCCGCCTCGATGAGCGATCCCATCGGCAGCGGCGAGACGGTCCAGCAGCGCGCCCAGGTCGTATCCGATGCCATCAACCGGCTACTGACCGAACTGTCGGTCAAGTGCGCGAAGGAGGAGGGCGTCCGCGACTACTTCCACGTCGCGGTGGTCGGCTACGGCCACACCCAGGTCGGCTCCGCCTTCACCGGCGCACTCGCCGGGCGGGACCTCGTGCCACTGGGCGAGATCGCGAACAACCCCGCCCGCCTGGAGAGCCGTACGAAGAAGGTGCCGGACGGCGCCGGCGGCCTCGTCGAGACCACCGTGCAGTTCCCCGTCTGGATGGACCCGGTCACCAACGGCGGCACCCCGATGACTCGCGCCCTCGGCTACGCCGAGTCTCTCGTCGCCCGCTGGGTCGACGAGCACCCGGGCGGTTTCCCTCCCATCATCCTCAACCTGACCGACGGCGAGTCCACTGACGGCGATCCCACGAGTGCAGCCATCGGGCTCGCCTCGCATGCCACCGCCGACGGGTCGGTACTCCTCTTCAACCTGCACGTTTCCGGGGCGAGCGGCACGCCCGTCACGTTCCCGGACAGCGAGGGCGAACTCCCCGACACCTACTCCCGGCTGCTCTTCCACATGTCGAGCGTGCTGCCCGGTCACATGCGTTCCTACGCCGCTTCGCAGGGCCACCGGGTCAGCGAAGCCACACGCGGCTTCGTCTACAACGCCGACATCACTTCCATCGTCGAGTTCCTCGACATCGGCACCCGCGCCACGGAACTGCGCTGA